The following proteins are encoded in a genomic region of Oncorhynchus keta strain PuntledgeMale-10-30-2019 chromosome 35, Oket_V2, whole genome shotgun sequence:
- the tmem121aa gene encoding transmembrane protein 121, which produces MVLPQPDKRHVCLTTMVVMTSMAFMDAYLVEQNQGPRKIGVCIIVLVGDICFLIVLRYVAVWVGAEVKTAKRGYAMILWFLYIFVLEIKLYFVFQNYKADRKSLETVARKALTLLLSVCVPGLYLVLVALDSMEYVRTFRKKEDMRGRLFWVALDLLDVLDIQANLWEPQRTGLPIWAEGLMFFYCYILLLILPCVSLSEISVQGEHVSPQKMMLYPVLSLVTINIVTIMIRGVNMVLFQDSRVSTIFIGKNVVAIATKACTFLEYRRQVKEFPPQDPSMAGIALELQQGNSVGHNHGHNQALPNATTSLPDEPSPTEVIDT; this is translated from the exons ATGGTGTTGCCGCAGCCAGACAAGCGCCATGTGTGCCTgaccacaatggtggtcatgaccaGCATGGCCTTTATGGATGCCTACCTAGTAGAGCAGAACCAAGGGCCCAGGAAG ATCGGGGTGTGCATAATCGTGCTGGTGGGAGACATCTGTTTCCTCATCGTGCTGCGCTATGTGGCAGTTTGGGTCGGGGCCGAGGTGAAAACTGCCAAGCGTGGCTACGCCATGATCCTCTGGTTCCTCTACATCTTCGTCCTGGAGATCAAACTCTACTTCGTCTTCCAG AACTACAAGGCGGACAGGAAGAGCCTGGAGACGGTGGCCCGCAAGGCTCTAACCTTACTCCTCTCTGTGTGCGTCCCGGGGCTGTACCTGGTCCTTGTTGCTCTGGACAGCATGGAGTATGTGAGAACCTTCCGGAAGAAGGAGGACATGCGGGGGAGGCTGTTCTGGGTGGCCCTGGACCTGCTGGATGTTCTGGACATCCAGGCCAACCTGTGGGAGCCCCAGCGGACGGGCCTACCCATCTGGGCCGAGGGACTGATGTTCTTCTACTGCTACATCCTCCTCCTTATCCTgccctgtgtctccctgtctgagatcagtgtccagggggagCACGTCTCGCCCCAGAAGATGATGCTATACCCTGTTCTTAGTCTTGTTACCATAAACATAGTGACAATCATGATCCGTGGGGTCAACATGGTGCTGTTCCAGGATAGTAGGGTTTCCACAATCTTCATAGGGAAGAACGTGGTGGCCATAGCCACGAAGGCCTGTACGTTTCTGGAGTACAGGAGGCAGGTGAAGGAGTTCCCTCCACAGGACCCTAGCATGGCAGGTATAGCATTAGAGCTGCAGCAAGGGAACTCTGTGGGTCACAACCACGGGCACAACCAGGCCTTGCCCAATGCCACCACTAGCCTCCCCGACGAACCCTCACCGACCGAGGTCATAGACACATGA